In Astatotilapia calliptera chromosome 20, fAstCal1.2, whole genome shotgun sequence, one genomic interval encodes:
- the ccdc30 gene encoding coiled-coil domain-containing protein 30 isoform X3, whose translation MLAQEDLVEMGLTSPSEIVAYLLVERATLLERLEATERRLESQSLSVNLKEVDHQEFICHMRGDDLRQQKEDLQKTFNNAVKCSSQSPWKKLFGLRRSGQSKHSINPAHSEEISQERNERQRLERDLEEASRRLAMAHQDIRRLTNELDAAKNNNPDPSGSELQGTVQEVENLRKEVENLKHSDVMKLQQAKEQNDKLDAENRALRDRVRILESEKKNLLDQNDAAKEDRKDKSVCSDQQNNLSALSAQEKDHIHKRCQEAVEDGLVQVKDLQRQLQRLRKEHEELEERNEELEALLGEAQNASKEERHRHEGELEGLRRRITNLEAEIKKQKTQEKMLQNGEEVKTTESYLKLHLRNSGQESLAMLEARLTEEKDWRKQLELDLSAAQAALKKEKEALQISERERNKLRLENNSLHIECQQGKTLIKSLTQVKVEKTLLEEKVSQMERAYSRLQGELQCYKDSKQTQEEMKENMLHVSQLQEQADRLTAELSSLQTAHNSLRDEMASERMQTAELQARLSSSVQEKLAAEGKQERLELEIQRLVKQLQWHQDQLSTTKEVLGSSQKPELHIAHFEPRVSPVENRREECVAQELSDLQNKLEKERQQGLEHKMALEAQVNEAQAHIKSQDSVLKQKTEEAKQMKQDLQRAQSLFTSAEKELRYEKEKNLDLKRHNTLLDQEKLKLSAEVKQVQTKLVQMEQKVTGQAAECEHQQQKIRQLELELARSSANRNATTSLQGDLQAERARLIAADKKVLELQQQLKSVQHQLRVEEARAGETNRLERESRDLSDALLALRAQQQEEHITRKLLEQREEELQQQVRSLRHKEASLTRTNAELSHRVQQLDTRLSVLEAELSNAREEGKDSQASRQKLQEELLASQQDCKGLQDELQQVLLQLDVHVRKYNEKQSQHKTKLRQAKLVFLKSTEQRDSTIQKLENDLELASMLSQKDKERIQLVMEVNEKLLEEKRELVQKIIEAEEMGSKATKTASTVQYRVNLLEVENKQLQDETLKLSNQVSSLERALRNVQSLYSMENARKMLPTDALTDSILHTSALSLTSGSGNKLGVLDAICRVKVDDGVLADGTRTPFTIHQPSEQGYLNLTSPLIPLASAKGAEESSKSSDPV comes from the exons ATGCTGGCTCAGGAGGACCTGGTGGAGATGGGATTGACCAGCCCCAGTGAGATAGTGGCCTATTTACTGGTGGAGAGGGCCACACTGCTGGAAAGGTTGGAGGCTACTGAGAGGAGACTGGAAAGTCAGAGTCTCAGTGTTAACTTGAAGGAAGTTGACCACCAG GAGTTTATTTGCCATATGAGAGGGGATGACCTGAGACAGCAAAAGGAGGATCTCCAGAAGACCTTCAATAACGCAGTGAAG TGCTCATCCCAGAGTCcgtggaagaagctgtttggCCTTCGCAGGTCTGGTCAGAGCAAGCACAGTATTAACCCT GCCCACAGTGAGGAGATTTCCCAAGAGCGAAATGAGCGTCAGCGACTGGAACGGGACTTAGAAGAAGCATCCCGGAGGCTGGCGATGGCTCATCAGGATATCCGCAGACTCACTAATGAACTGGATGctgccaaaaacaacaacccagacCCAAGCG GATCTGAGCTTCAGGGAACCGTCCAAGAAGTAGAGAACCTGAGGAAGGAAGTGGAAAATCTTAAACACTCTG ATGTGATGAAGTTGCAGCAGGCTAAAGAGCAAAATGACAAACTAGATGCTGAGAACAGAGCTCTGAGGGACAGAGTGCGTATTTTGGAGTCAGAGAAGAAAAATCTCCTTGACCAG AATGATGCAGCCAAAGAAGATAGAAAAGATAAAAGTGTTTGCAGTGACCAACAAAACAATCTGTCTGCTTTATCAGCTCAAGAAAAAGACCACATTCACAAACG GTGTCAAGAGGCTGTGGAAGATGGGcttgtgcaggtgaaagacCTGCAGCGACAACTGCAGAGGCTACGCAAGGAACATgaagagctggaggagaggAACGAGGAGCTGGAGGCCTTGCTGGGGGAAGCCCAGAATGCTAGCAAAGAGGAGAGGCATCGACATGAGGGAGAACTCGAGGGCCTGCGAAGAAGG ATCACAAACCTGGAGGCAGAGATAAAGAAGCAGAAAACCCAAGAGAAAATGTTGCAGAATGGAGAAGAGGTCAAAACCACCGAATCCTACTTAAAGTTG CACCTAAGGAACAGTGGTCAAGAGAGCCTGGCTATGCTTGAGGCTCGTCTGACTGAGGAGAAAGACTGGAGGAAACAGCTGGAGTTGGACCTCAGTGCTGCACAGGCTGCcctgaagaaagagaaagag GCTTTGCAGATAAGTGAGCGAGAGCGAAACAAACTGAGACTTGAGAACAACAGCCTTCATATAGAATGCCAACAGGGGAAAACACTCATCAAGAGTCTCACTCAAGTCAAGGTGGAAAAAACACTTCTGGAAGAAAAG GTCTCCCAGATGGAGCGTGCCTATAGCAGACTCCAGGGAGAGCTGCAGTGCTACAAAGACAGTAAGCAGACCCAAGAAGAGATGAAGGAAAACATGCTACACGTCAGCCAGCTGCAGGAACAAGCTGACCGGCTTACTGCTGAACTTAGCAGCCTCCAGACAGCACACAACAGCCTGAG AGATGAGATGGCTTCTGAGCGGATGCAGACTGCAGAGCTACAGGCCAGGCTAAGCTCTAGTGTTCAGGAGAAGCTAGCAGCAGAGGGCAAACAGGAGAGATTGGAGCTGGAGATCCAGCGCCTCGTTAAGCAGCTTCAGTGGCACCAAGACCAACTATCCACCACGAAGGAAGTGCTTGGCAGCAGCCAGAAGCCTGAACTGCACATAGCTCATTTTGAACCTAGAGTCAGTCCAGTGGAAAACCGCAGAGAAGAGTGCGTGGCTCAG GAGCTGAGTGATCTACAGAATAAGCTAGAGAAGGAGCGGCAGCAGGGTCTTGAGCACAAAATGGCCCTCGAGGCTCAGGTCAATGAAGCCCAGGCACATATTAAG TCCCAAGATTCGGTGCTGAAGCAGAAGACAGAAGAAGCTAAACAAATGAAGCAAGACCTGCAGAGGGCCCAGAGCCTGTTTACCTCAGCGGAGAAAGAGTTACGCTATGAGAAAGAGAAGAACTTGGACCTGAAGAGACACAACACGCTGCTGGATCAGGAAAAACTCAAG CTTAGTGCAGAAGTGAAGCAGGTCCAGACAAAGCTGGTACAGATGGAGCAGAAAGTCACTGGTCAGGCGGCCGAGTGTGAACATCAGCAGCAGAAAATCAGGCAATTGGAGCTGGAACTGGCTCGTAGCTCCGCAAACCGCAATGCCACTACTAGTCTGCAGGGGGACCTCCAGGCTGAGAGGGCACGACTCATCGCTGCTGACAAGAAG GTCCTGGAACTACAACAGCAGCTTAAGTCTGTCCAGCACCAGCTGCGTGTGGAGGAAGCTCGTGCAGGCGAGACCAACCGCTTGGAGAGGGAAAGCAGGGATCTATCTGACGCCTTGTTAGCTCTGAGAGCCCAGCAGCAGGAAGAGCACATCACCAG GAAGCTGTTAGAACAGCGCGAGGAGGAGCTGCAGCAACAGGTTCGCTCCTTGAGGCATAAGGAGGCCTCATTGACCAGGACAAATGCAGAGCTCAGCCACCGTGTCCAGCAGCTGGACACCCGTCTATCCGTCCTGGAGGCTGAGCTTAGCAATGCtagagaggag GGAAAGGACAGCCAGGCGTCACGTCAAAAGCTGCAGGAGGAGCTGTTGGCCAGTCAGCAGGATTGTAAAGGACTGCAGGATGAGCTGCAGCAGGTTCTCCTCCAACTCGACGTGCATGTCAG AAAGTACAATGAAAAACAGAGTCAACACAAGACCAAACTGCGTCAGGCTAAGCTGGTGTTTCTAAAGTCAACCGAACAGAGAGACAGCACCATCCAGAAACTGGAGAATGATCTCGAGCTTGCTTCCATGCTTTCTCAGAAG GACAAAGAGAGGATCCAGTTAGTGATGGAAGTCAATGAGAAGCTTTTGGAGGAGAAGAGAGAACTGGTGCAGAAGATAATTGAGGCCGAGGAGATGGGCAGCAAGGCCACGAAGACCGCCTCAACAGTCCAATATAG GGTTAACCTCTTAgaagtggaaaacaaacaactgcAGGACGAAACCTTGAAACTCTCCAATCAAGTCAGTTCTTTAGAGCGTGCTCTGAGGAATGTCCAGTCACTCTACAGCATGGAG AATGCCAGAAAAATGCTTCCCACTGATGCTCTCACTGACAGCATCCTACATACGTCTGCACTAAG TTTGACGTCAGGTTCTGGTAACAAACTGGGCGTCCTGGATGCAATCTGTCGGGTGAAGGTGGACGATGGTGTGCTGGCAGATGGCACCCGGACACCTTTCACCATACACCAACCTTCAGAGCAGGGATACCTGAATCTCACTTCCCCATTGATTCCTCTAGCCTCTGCCAAAGGGGCGGAGGAGAGCTCTAAAAGCAGTGACCCGGTATAA
- the ccdc30 gene encoding coiled-coil domain-containing protein 30 isoform X1, which yields MDNKEVLTELDKISRRLQEDGLSPGASGEEKQCHLWQQLLNSEAKLHAATQEVQTLRVQQANEMKELESYVAHIRGLLEEREGLAAEYERHNEQLQHELHQIQHQLESQSKELAEMLAQEDLVEMGLTSPSEIVAYLLVERATLLERLEATERRLESQSLSVNLKEVDHQEFICHMRGDDLRQQKEDLQKTFNNAVKCSSQSPWKKLFGLRRSGQSKHSINPAHSEEISQERNERQRLERDLEEASRRLAMAHQDIRRLTNELDAAKNNNPDPSGSELQGTVQEVENLRKEVENLKHSDVMKLQQAKEQNDKLDAENRALRDRVRILESEKKNLLDQNDAAKEDRKDKSVCSDQQNNLSALSAQEKDHIHKRCQEAVEDGLVQVKDLQRQLQRLRKEHEELEERNEELEALLGEAQNASKEERHRHEGELEGLRRRITNLEAEIKKQKTQEKMLQNGEEVKTTESYLKLHLRNSGQESLAMLEARLTEEKDWRKQLELDLSAAQAALKKEKEALQISERERNKLRLENNSLHIECQQGKTLIKSLTQVKVEKTLLEEKVSQMERAYSRLQGELQCYKDSKQTQEEMKENMLHVSQLQEQADRLTAELSSLQTAHNSLRDEMASERMQTAELQARLSSSVQEKLAAEGKQERLELEIQRLVKQLQWHQDQLSTTKEVLGSSQKPELHIAHFEPRVSPVENRREECVAQELSDLQNKLEKERQQGLEHKMALEAQVNEAQAHIKSQDSVLKQKTEEAKQMKQDLQRAQSLFTSAEKELRYEKEKNLDLKRHNTLLDQEKLKLSAEVKQVQTKLVQMEQKVTGQAAECEHQQQKIRQLELELARSSANRNATTSLQGDLQAERARLIAADKKVLELQQQLKSVQHQLRVEEARAGETNRLERESRDLSDALLALRAQQQEEHITRKLLEQREEELQQQVRSLRHKEASLTRTNAELSHRVQQLDTRLSVLEAELSNAREEGKDSQASRQKLQEELLASQQDCKGLQDELQQVLLQLDVHVRKYNEKQSQHKTKLRQAKLVFLKSTEQRDSTIQKLENDLELASMLSQKDKERIQLVMEVNEKLLEEKRELVQKIIEAEEMGSKATKTASTVQYRVNLLEVENKQLQDETLKLSNQVSSLERALRNVQSLYSMENARKMLPTDALTDSILHTSALSLTSGSGNKLGVLDAICRVKVDDGVLADGTRTPFTIHQPSEQGYLNLTSPLIPLASAKGAEESSKSSDPV from the exons ATGGATAATAAAGAG GTGTTGACGGAGCTGGACAAGATTTCTAGGCGGCTCCAGGAGGATGGCTTATCGCCAGGGGCCAGTGGAGAAGAGAAGCAGTGCCACCTTTGGCAGCAGCTTCTCAACAGTGAGGCGAAGCTTCATGCAGCTACCCAAGAGGTGCAGACCCTACGTGTGCAGCAAGCCAATGAGATGAAGGAG CTGGAGAGCTATGTTGCACATATTCGTGGGCTGTTAGAAGAGCGAGAGGGCCTGGCTGCAGAATATGAAAGACACAATGAACAGCTGCAGCATGAACTTCACCAGATTCAACACCAGCTGG AGAGTCAGAGCAAGGAGTTGGCAGAGATGCTGGCTCAGGAGGACCTGGTGGAGATGGGATTGACCAGCCCCAGTGAGATAGTGGCCTATTTACTGGTGGAGAGGGCCACACTGCTGGAAAGGTTGGAGGCTACTGAGAGGAGACTGGAAAGTCAGAGTCTCAGTGTTAACTTGAAGGAAGTTGACCACCAG GAGTTTATTTGCCATATGAGAGGGGATGACCTGAGACAGCAAAAGGAGGATCTCCAGAAGACCTTCAATAACGCAGTGAAG TGCTCATCCCAGAGTCcgtggaagaagctgtttggCCTTCGCAGGTCTGGTCAGAGCAAGCACAGTATTAACCCT GCCCACAGTGAGGAGATTTCCCAAGAGCGAAATGAGCGTCAGCGACTGGAACGGGACTTAGAAGAAGCATCCCGGAGGCTGGCGATGGCTCATCAGGATATCCGCAGACTCACTAATGAACTGGATGctgccaaaaacaacaacccagacCCAAGCG GATCTGAGCTTCAGGGAACCGTCCAAGAAGTAGAGAACCTGAGGAAGGAAGTGGAAAATCTTAAACACTCTG ATGTGATGAAGTTGCAGCAGGCTAAAGAGCAAAATGACAAACTAGATGCTGAGAACAGAGCTCTGAGGGACAGAGTGCGTATTTTGGAGTCAGAGAAGAAAAATCTCCTTGACCAG AATGATGCAGCCAAAGAAGATAGAAAAGATAAAAGTGTTTGCAGTGACCAACAAAACAATCTGTCTGCTTTATCAGCTCAAGAAAAAGACCACATTCACAAACG GTGTCAAGAGGCTGTGGAAGATGGGcttgtgcaggtgaaagacCTGCAGCGACAACTGCAGAGGCTACGCAAGGAACATgaagagctggaggagaggAACGAGGAGCTGGAGGCCTTGCTGGGGGAAGCCCAGAATGCTAGCAAAGAGGAGAGGCATCGACATGAGGGAGAACTCGAGGGCCTGCGAAGAAGG ATCACAAACCTGGAGGCAGAGATAAAGAAGCAGAAAACCCAAGAGAAAATGTTGCAGAATGGAGAAGAGGTCAAAACCACCGAATCCTACTTAAAGTTG CACCTAAGGAACAGTGGTCAAGAGAGCCTGGCTATGCTTGAGGCTCGTCTGACTGAGGAGAAAGACTGGAGGAAACAGCTGGAGTTGGACCTCAGTGCTGCACAGGCTGCcctgaagaaagagaaagag GCTTTGCAGATAAGTGAGCGAGAGCGAAACAAACTGAGACTTGAGAACAACAGCCTTCATATAGAATGCCAACAGGGGAAAACACTCATCAAGAGTCTCACTCAAGTCAAGGTGGAAAAAACACTTCTGGAAGAAAAG GTCTCCCAGATGGAGCGTGCCTATAGCAGACTCCAGGGAGAGCTGCAGTGCTACAAAGACAGTAAGCAGACCCAAGAAGAGATGAAGGAAAACATGCTACACGTCAGCCAGCTGCAGGAACAAGCTGACCGGCTTACTGCTGAACTTAGCAGCCTCCAGACAGCACACAACAGCCTGAG AGATGAGATGGCTTCTGAGCGGATGCAGACTGCAGAGCTACAGGCCAGGCTAAGCTCTAGTGTTCAGGAGAAGCTAGCAGCAGAGGGCAAACAGGAGAGATTGGAGCTGGAGATCCAGCGCCTCGTTAAGCAGCTTCAGTGGCACCAAGACCAACTATCCACCACGAAGGAAGTGCTTGGCAGCAGCCAGAAGCCTGAACTGCACATAGCTCATTTTGAACCTAGAGTCAGTCCAGTGGAAAACCGCAGAGAAGAGTGCGTGGCTCAG GAGCTGAGTGATCTACAGAATAAGCTAGAGAAGGAGCGGCAGCAGGGTCTTGAGCACAAAATGGCCCTCGAGGCTCAGGTCAATGAAGCCCAGGCACATATTAAG TCCCAAGATTCGGTGCTGAAGCAGAAGACAGAAGAAGCTAAACAAATGAAGCAAGACCTGCAGAGGGCCCAGAGCCTGTTTACCTCAGCGGAGAAAGAGTTACGCTATGAGAAAGAGAAGAACTTGGACCTGAAGAGACACAACACGCTGCTGGATCAGGAAAAACTCAAG CTTAGTGCAGAAGTGAAGCAGGTCCAGACAAAGCTGGTACAGATGGAGCAGAAAGTCACTGGTCAGGCGGCCGAGTGTGAACATCAGCAGCAGAAAATCAGGCAATTGGAGCTGGAACTGGCTCGTAGCTCCGCAAACCGCAATGCCACTACTAGTCTGCAGGGGGACCTCCAGGCTGAGAGGGCACGACTCATCGCTGCTGACAAGAAG GTCCTGGAACTACAACAGCAGCTTAAGTCTGTCCAGCACCAGCTGCGTGTGGAGGAAGCTCGTGCAGGCGAGACCAACCGCTTGGAGAGGGAAAGCAGGGATCTATCTGACGCCTTGTTAGCTCTGAGAGCCCAGCAGCAGGAAGAGCACATCACCAG GAAGCTGTTAGAACAGCGCGAGGAGGAGCTGCAGCAACAGGTTCGCTCCTTGAGGCATAAGGAGGCCTCATTGACCAGGACAAATGCAGAGCTCAGCCACCGTGTCCAGCAGCTGGACACCCGTCTATCCGTCCTGGAGGCTGAGCTTAGCAATGCtagagaggag GGAAAGGACAGCCAGGCGTCACGTCAAAAGCTGCAGGAGGAGCTGTTGGCCAGTCAGCAGGATTGTAAAGGACTGCAGGATGAGCTGCAGCAGGTTCTCCTCCAACTCGACGTGCATGTCAG AAAGTACAATGAAAAACAGAGTCAACACAAGACCAAACTGCGTCAGGCTAAGCTGGTGTTTCTAAAGTCAACCGAACAGAGAGACAGCACCATCCAGAAACTGGAGAATGATCTCGAGCTTGCTTCCATGCTTTCTCAGAAG GACAAAGAGAGGATCCAGTTAGTGATGGAAGTCAATGAGAAGCTTTTGGAGGAGAAGAGAGAACTGGTGCAGAAGATAATTGAGGCCGAGGAGATGGGCAGCAAGGCCACGAAGACCGCCTCAACAGTCCAATATAG GGTTAACCTCTTAgaagtggaaaacaaacaactgcAGGACGAAACCTTGAAACTCTCCAATCAAGTCAGTTCTTTAGAGCGTGCTCTGAGGAATGTCCAGTCACTCTACAGCATGGAG AATGCCAGAAAAATGCTTCCCACTGATGCTCTCACTGACAGCATCCTACATACGTCTGCACTAAG TTTGACGTCAGGTTCTGGTAACAAACTGGGCGTCCTGGATGCAATCTGTCGGGTGAAGGTGGACGATGGTGTGCTGGCAGATGGCACCCGGACACCTTTCACCATACACCAACCTTCAGAGCAGGGATACCTGAATCTCACTTCCCCATTGATTCCTCTAGCCTCTGCCAAAGGGGCGGAGGAGAGCTCTAAAAGCAGTGACCCGGTATAA
- the ccdc30 gene encoding coiled-coil domain-containing protein 30 isoform X2 — protein MDNKEVLTELDKISRRLQEDGLSPGASGEEKQCHLWQQLLNSEAKLHAATQEVQTLRVQQANEMKELESYVAHIRGLLEEREGLAAEYERHNEQLQHELHQIQHQLESQSKELAEMLAQEDLVEMGLTSPSEIVAYLLVERATLLERLEATERRLESQSLSVNLKEVDHQEFICHMRGDDLRQQKEDLQKTFNNAVKAHSEEISQERNERQRLERDLEEASRRLAMAHQDIRRLTNELDAAKNNNPDPSGSELQGTVQEVENLRKEVENLKHSDVMKLQQAKEQNDKLDAENRALRDRVRILESEKKNLLDQNDAAKEDRKDKSVCSDQQNNLSALSAQEKDHIHKRCQEAVEDGLVQVKDLQRQLQRLRKEHEELEERNEELEALLGEAQNASKEERHRHEGELEGLRRRITNLEAEIKKQKTQEKMLQNGEEVKTTESYLKLHLRNSGQESLAMLEARLTEEKDWRKQLELDLSAAQAALKKEKEALQISERERNKLRLENNSLHIECQQGKTLIKSLTQVKVEKTLLEEKVSQMERAYSRLQGELQCYKDSKQTQEEMKENMLHVSQLQEQADRLTAELSSLQTAHNSLRDEMASERMQTAELQARLSSSVQEKLAAEGKQERLELEIQRLVKQLQWHQDQLSTTKEVLGSSQKPELHIAHFEPRVSPVENRREECVAQELSDLQNKLEKERQQGLEHKMALEAQVNEAQAHIKSQDSVLKQKTEEAKQMKQDLQRAQSLFTSAEKELRYEKEKNLDLKRHNTLLDQEKLKLSAEVKQVQTKLVQMEQKVTGQAAECEHQQQKIRQLELELARSSANRNATTSLQGDLQAERARLIAADKKVLELQQQLKSVQHQLRVEEARAGETNRLERESRDLSDALLALRAQQQEEHITRKLLEQREEELQQQVRSLRHKEASLTRTNAELSHRVQQLDTRLSVLEAELSNAREEGKDSQASRQKLQEELLASQQDCKGLQDELQQVLLQLDVHVRKYNEKQSQHKTKLRQAKLVFLKSTEQRDSTIQKLENDLELASMLSQKDKERIQLVMEVNEKLLEEKRELVQKIIEAEEMGSKATKTASTVQYRVNLLEVENKQLQDETLKLSNQVSSLERALRNVQSLYSMENARKMLPTDALTDSILHTSALSLTSGSGNKLGVLDAICRVKVDDGVLADGTRTPFTIHQPSEQGYLNLTSPLIPLASAKGAEESSKSSDPV, from the exons ATGGATAATAAAGAG GTGTTGACGGAGCTGGACAAGATTTCTAGGCGGCTCCAGGAGGATGGCTTATCGCCAGGGGCCAGTGGAGAAGAGAAGCAGTGCCACCTTTGGCAGCAGCTTCTCAACAGTGAGGCGAAGCTTCATGCAGCTACCCAAGAGGTGCAGACCCTACGTGTGCAGCAAGCCAATGAGATGAAGGAG CTGGAGAGCTATGTTGCACATATTCGTGGGCTGTTAGAAGAGCGAGAGGGCCTGGCTGCAGAATATGAAAGACACAATGAACAGCTGCAGCATGAACTTCACCAGATTCAACACCAGCTGG AGAGTCAGAGCAAGGAGTTGGCAGAGATGCTGGCTCAGGAGGACCTGGTGGAGATGGGATTGACCAGCCCCAGTGAGATAGTGGCCTATTTACTGGTGGAGAGGGCCACACTGCTGGAAAGGTTGGAGGCTACTGAGAGGAGACTGGAAAGTCAGAGTCTCAGTGTTAACTTGAAGGAAGTTGACCACCAG GAGTTTATTTGCCATATGAGAGGGGATGACCTGAGACAGCAAAAGGAGGATCTCCAGAAGACCTTCAATAACGCAGTGAAG GCCCACAGTGAGGAGATTTCCCAAGAGCGAAATGAGCGTCAGCGACTGGAACGGGACTTAGAAGAAGCATCCCGGAGGCTGGCGATGGCTCATCAGGATATCCGCAGACTCACTAATGAACTGGATGctgccaaaaacaacaacccagacCCAAGCG GATCTGAGCTTCAGGGAACCGTCCAAGAAGTAGAGAACCTGAGGAAGGAAGTGGAAAATCTTAAACACTCTG ATGTGATGAAGTTGCAGCAGGCTAAAGAGCAAAATGACAAACTAGATGCTGAGAACAGAGCTCTGAGGGACAGAGTGCGTATTTTGGAGTCAGAGAAGAAAAATCTCCTTGACCAG AATGATGCAGCCAAAGAAGATAGAAAAGATAAAAGTGTTTGCAGTGACCAACAAAACAATCTGTCTGCTTTATCAGCTCAAGAAAAAGACCACATTCACAAACG GTGTCAAGAGGCTGTGGAAGATGGGcttgtgcaggtgaaagacCTGCAGCGACAACTGCAGAGGCTACGCAAGGAACATgaagagctggaggagaggAACGAGGAGCTGGAGGCCTTGCTGGGGGAAGCCCAGAATGCTAGCAAAGAGGAGAGGCATCGACATGAGGGAGAACTCGAGGGCCTGCGAAGAAGG ATCACAAACCTGGAGGCAGAGATAAAGAAGCAGAAAACCCAAGAGAAAATGTTGCAGAATGGAGAAGAGGTCAAAACCACCGAATCCTACTTAAAGTTG CACCTAAGGAACAGTGGTCAAGAGAGCCTGGCTATGCTTGAGGCTCGTCTGACTGAGGAGAAAGACTGGAGGAAACAGCTGGAGTTGGACCTCAGTGCTGCACAGGCTGCcctgaagaaagagaaagag GCTTTGCAGATAAGTGAGCGAGAGCGAAACAAACTGAGACTTGAGAACAACAGCCTTCATATAGAATGCCAACAGGGGAAAACACTCATCAAGAGTCTCACTCAAGTCAAGGTGGAAAAAACACTTCTGGAAGAAAAG GTCTCCCAGATGGAGCGTGCCTATAGCAGACTCCAGGGAGAGCTGCAGTGCTACAAAGACAGTAAGCAGACCCAAGAAGAGATGAAGGAAAACATGCTACACGTCAGCCAGCTGCAGGAACAAGCTGACCGGCTTACTGCTGAACTTAGCAGCCTCCAGACAGCACACAACAGCCTGAG AGATGAGATGGCTTCTGAGCGGATGCAGACTGCAGAGCTACAGGCCAGGCTAAGCTCTAGTGTTCAGGAGAAGCTAGCAGCAGAGGGCAAACAGGAGAGATTGGAGCTGGAGATCCAGCGCCTCGTTAAGCAGCTTCAGTGGCACCAAGACCAACTATCCACCACGAAGGAAGTGCTTGGCAGCAGCCAGAAGCCTGAACTGCACATAGCTCATTTTGAACCTAGAGTCAGTCCAGTGGAAAACCGCAGAGAAGAGTGCGTGGCTCAG GAGCTGAGTGATCTACAGAATAAGCTAGAGAAGGAGCGGCAGCAGGGTCTTGAGCACAAAATGGCCCTCGAGGCTCAGGTCAATGAAGCCCAGGCACATATTAAG TCCCAAGATTCGGTGCTGAAGCAGAAGACAGAAGAAGCTAAACAAATGAAGCAAGACCTGCAGAGGGCCCAGAGCCTGTTTACCTCAGCGGAGAAAGAGTTACGCTATGAGAAAGAGAAGAACTTGGACCTGAAGAGACACAACACGCTGCTGGATCAGGAAAAACTCAAG CTTAGTGCAGAAGTGAAGCAGGTCCAGACAAAGCTGGTACAGATGGAGCAGAAAGTCACTGGTCAGGCGGCCGAGTGTGAACATCAGCAGCAGAAAATCAGGCAATTGGAGCTGGAACTGGCTCGTAGCTCCGCAAACCGCAATGCCACTACTAGTCTGCAGGGGGACCTCCAGGCTGAGAGGGCACGACTCATCGCTGCTGACAAGAAG GTCCTGGAACTACAACAGCAGCTTAAGTCTGTCCAGCACCAGCTGCGTGTGGAGGAAGCTCGTGCAGGCGAGACCAACCGCTTGGAGAGGGAAAGCAGGGATCTATCTGACGCCTTGTTAGCTCTGAGAGCCCAGCAGCAGGAAGAGCACATCACCAG GAAGCTGTTAGAACAGCGCGAGGAGGAGCTGCAGCAACAGGTTCGCTCCTTGAGGCATAAGGAGGCCTCATTGACCAGGACAAATGCAGAGCTCAGCCACCGTGTCCAGCAGCTGGACACCCGTCTATCCGTCCTGGAGGCTGAGCTTAGCAATGCtagagaggag GGAAAGGACAGCCAGGCGTCACGTCAAAAGCTGCAGGAGGAGCTGTTGGCCAGTCAGCAGGATTGTAAAGGACTGCAGGATGAGCTGCAGCAGGTTCTCCTCCAACTCGACGTGCATGTCAG AAAGTACAATGAAAAACAGAGTCAACACAAGACCAAACTGCGTCAGGCTAAGCTGGTGTTTCTAAAGTCAACCGAACAGAGAGACAGCACCATCCAGAAACTGGAGAATGATCTCGAGCTTGCTTCCATGCTTTCTCAGAAG GACAAAGAGAGGATCCAGTTAGTGATGGAAGTCAATGAGAAGCTTTTGGAGGAGAAGAGAGAACTGGTGCAGAAGATAATTGAGGCCGAGGAGATGGGCAGCAAGGCCACGAAGACCGCCTCAACAGTCCAATATAG GGTTAACCTCTTAgaagtggaaaacaaacaactgcAGGACGAAACCTTGAAACTCTCCAATCAAGTCAGTTCTTTAGAGCGTGCTCTGAGGAATGTCCAGTCACTCTACAGCATGGAG AATGCCAGAAAAATGCTTCCCACTGATGCTCTCACTGACAGCATCCTACATACGTCTGCACTAAG TTTGACGTCAGGTTCTGGTAACAAACTGGGCGTCCTGGATGCAATCTGTCGGGTGAAGGTGGACGATGGTGTGCTGGCAGATGGCACCCGGACACCTTTCACCATACACCAACCTTCAGAGCAGGGATACCTGAATCTCACTTCCCCATTGATTCCTCTAGCCTCTGCCAAAGGGGCGGAGGAGAGCTCTAAAAGCAGTGACCCGGTATAA